TAagacgaatgaagtaaaagattttctgatTAATGCTTCTAAAAGGCAAACGACAAGAACAGCATTGTTGAATGTCCATTCGTTAGAATGATTTTCAACTGCATAACTAGCAATAACTAGTCCTGCTTCAGCTGGTCAACAATGTAATGGTTGTTGGATTTTCGTTTATcaaactgttcattttataTTCGTGTGGGTGTGGCGAGTTCTAACCGATAAACAAACAATGTAATGTAACACAGACTAGCTGAAGCGAAAATGAAACCAGCTGTTGCTAGTTATGACTATCTTTCTTCGCTCATGCTCATGACAATAACGACCACTTTTTTTGAGCAACCCATGACAGCATGGAAAGGACTGGATTATGGGTTAGTAGTTTTAAACATGCAAGAAtctcaaattaataaaataaaaaaataatttcaattcatgCAATTCCTTTAATCTTACTAGCAtgcacaaataaaaaaacgtaaaCTTACGATGATAAAGTCgttaaaagaaatgtttttaattgcTGGGATAAATGAAATGATAAGCACTGCACGTTGTCAGTTATTTCCTGGATGTTACtggttcaaaacaaatttttaattattaatcaATGACTATAACGGCGCATCATTTAGGAATGTTTTACAGATTAAACATAATTAATCGCCGTTACCTACAGTTCTAGTTATTGGCCcgttcattattatttttactagTTTCGCAGGGGTAAGCTGTGGTCAGTGGCAAGAAAATACAAACTACATGGACACTTTGGCCAAGTTTCAGTGGCGTCCAAACGAATTGGCGCCGAATCTTCCAGAATGTACATTTTGCGTCTAGGTAGGATGAAACTTTGTagggaaaaatttaaaaattgtactTGCCGCCAGAAAAGCCAAATATTTCAGAAGAAATTATTAGAAGAGTCATTATGCCAATATGCCATTCATAATGAGTTGACTGATTAATCAGCACGGTCACtttatatacatatacatattTCCGCCGAAACCTTCACTCGGTCTTGAAGTCAATAAATTGATAAGATTTCAAATGAACGGCATATATGTGTGTACACATTCGCGATAGACATTATGGCAAATCATACAGTGACATATtgtctgataaaaaaaatttaagaatttaaggCTTAACTTAAGTATATGGACTGGTAaagtaaatataaataaaagcaAATCGCACTGCAGCTTCATGAGATTATTTACGGTAAACATTTAACATAATAAATCTACAAAATAATTGGATGTAATTGAAGCATATTGAATATAGCAAGCAATACACATCGGAATTTCCTGTGTCTACAGTGAAATCATTTCTCAGTCATCGAACATTTTAATTCGTCGAAATTGTATTTGCGGGCAATTTATTTTGTGACGAATTGTTGTTCATTATACCTGTAAATTCTTCAACTTCGTAATATCCTCCATTTGTTATGAACTTATTTTATGATACAAGTTGATCCAAGTGTTTTTACTGCAATAGCTTCCTTCCACTTTATAGACACACAATCATTTGATGATTTAATTGGcaacaattttgcatttattCGTTTCCACTGCCAGCGAATGTTTATGACAATGTCACTTGAAtccttaatttaaaaatgaacgaaaaacttAAACACGACTACAGACTACGTAAGACGGAACATCCTTTGTGTTTACTTCGAAGAAAGTGAAGAAAGTGCTGTGTTTGTTAAAATGTTCTCAACAAATCGATTCAGTGGATTTCAGTGGAAAAGTACTGTCAAAATAAGCTGGGCGAAGCCGCTGGAAATGGAAGCCGTGTGACATGGTTCTCAttgttcaaataaataaaatcagtgaaaactaaaaatatgAAACCTGTTGCCatacagtgtttaaggagagtgatttttgaccactttgtttaaactggtctcggggtcacacgtcaaaatgagagaaatcacatacaaatttaaactgggctcaactctcaatttcttttttcattgatgaatatttgacagctgaccccgagaccaattaaatttaactggttttcgctctccttaaacactgtttcatgatttgagagaaggaaatataattcagaccagttattttaacttgcttTGCGGGatgtgtcaaaataatatgtgGGAAAATGCAATGCAATGACAAGTCCAGCAAGGCAAGTTATACttctatgaaaatgaaatcagCCTTTTTGTCTGTATTAGTAGGATAATGACTTGGAAAGAAGTTGTTTAAGGAAAAGTCTACCAGAATGCTTCTTTTAAACGTAACCTTACTTTAGCTGGCTGCTAGAAATCTCGTTCCAGAGTGAGATTCACAACGAtacacaaaatgacacattttgtatgagGAAAATGTCGCTTTGCGAGTCATTGTGAAATGTCAATCAATGTGAGCAACTTTCTTGTAGAACCTTGCCCGTGATTCGCTCTCATTATCACAATGTATAGGTATGTTGCAAGGTTATTTCAGCTGTTTATACGTACGTCgtccatagaaccataaccaacaaattattttttacgaaatgatcaCAAAAGCGTTGAGGTTACTGTTCTGAGGAtgatttcgtttgttttcggCTTTTACAGTAGGATGTAACAGATCTATCGGCTTCACTTCAATGTGGCTTCTGTGTGAACTGTCAAAAAATAATCCGTTTACACAGTTTACACCGTTTACACTCCCTGTCAATTGACGTTGACGTGTCCAACTCTATGTACTGTATTGCGGTGTGTTTTGGTTCTCTTTCAATAaaacttaattaaattttcgcaTTTGTTTGCATTTACCACCAAATCCGTACAAAATGACAAACATCAACGTTGTATTGAACAAATTCTACGACGAATACGTCAACAACACCCCGAAAAAGCTTAAAATCATTGATGCCTATCTGTTTTACATTGTGCTTACCGGCGTCACGCAATTCTTGTACTGCTGCCTCGTTGGAAGTTTCCCGTTCAATTCATTCCTGTCCGGCTTCATTTCCACAGTGAGCTGCTTCATTTTGGGAGGTATACTTTAGCAAACTATTCATGCCCATACTTGCAAGAGCTAACGACAATCtcgatttttctttcacaGTATGTCTTCGTCTGCAAGCCAACCCACAAAATAAATCGCAATTTTACGGAATTTCTCCGGAAAGAGGTTTTGCTGACTTTATATTGGCTCACATCATTCTGCACATTGTCGTCATGAATTTCATTGGCTAGGAAGCTACAAGATTCCAATACAAATTGTCTGATTCGAATCAGTGCTAATTATAAGAAGTTCTCTCACAAAttacgaacaattttttgttgttttattttcgctTTATTTACAACGTTCGGATCGTCTGATCGAAATGTTCGACCATTTCTTCAAAATCCTTGTAGCCGGATAATTCAACAGCAGCGGCTTTGGGCAACCATCTGAATTCTGTATGCTCGTCGGACAGTGTTGGATCTTGTTGAGGATTCTTCAGTTCTGCCAGCCAGTATGTCACAATTTTGTCTTGTAGTCGACCTTTATAGTTCACTCGATAGTTAAGGACTTTTACTCTGTCCTTATGAACCACTAAATCCTTCTCAGTGTAACtggaaaaatgtgaattatgaTTCAGTAAATTGGTCGCTCATGTGCATGAAGAAATCGGTTTACCCTGCTTCTTCGCTCGTCTCACGGAGAGCCGTTGTAAAATCATCTTCCCCTGGATCAACATGACCTAAAATTGAAGATGATGGTCACGATCAATCTTAGTCAACTTTATAAGTGTCTGatgattttaaatgttaaattgatCAAAGATGAGTTGGGTGTCGACTAAGTGAATTATcgacaaacaaaattcacttgcTGCAGTCAAGTGTAGGAGTCACGAAATGAAGTGTTCGTTAATTCGTCCTCCTTTTGATTAGCTGTGCTCTCGTCATCTCGTCACCTCAATACAAATTTCCACCATATCACATTTGCAGTGTCAAAACTAGGATCTATAGTGCTATGTAACCACATAAAActcaacaaaatgttggtCGCTTTTTCAAGTGGCTCTGCCAATACGCTACTTCGGAGGGTATTGGTTCTGCTGATTCTGATGTTTTCATTAAGGTTACCATGCATTATTTGCATGCATGTCGATGTGCTGGAAATACTTTGCAGTAAAAAAATGTCacgaaaaacaattggaaATGGCACTTGCATCTCGGGATAAAATTGGCGAGGGACGTGCCTGCTCTAATCTAGGAATCGTTTATCAACACCAGgcgcatttgtctatttctcGATTGCTTCAAGACCGAGGAGGAATGGGTCGAGCGTATGGCACACCagccctgaacaaaaataaagttttaccgaaaatgcacccaaaaattgatcgctgttctgaatagagggaccctaggggagttcaatacgatggtccgttaagctggaccagatgcttccccagcccatacaattttttccttagttgCATGGgtgtggggaagcatctggtccagcttaacggaccatcgttttgaactcccatagggtccctctatttagaacagcaatcaatttttgggtgcattttcggtaaaactttatttttgttcagggggggTGTGATGGGAACATTGGAAATGCATATTCAGCGGCCGGCCTATTCTGGTTTATTTAACTTAATGTACGGCGAGGCCGAGGATTGCGAACATTTAGTTTGCCACGAAGAACAATAAAGTGGTCTTATAATGCCAGTGATTTGAATTCACTGTGTAAGTTGCGAAGAGAGTCCCGGATTCTGGATTCCGGGAACGTACCCGTGCGGACTGCTATCAATTGATATCTAAAGTTACACAACACTCTCTGACTAACTGCGGTCTTTAGCAAAACGCATTAAAAGTGGTGAAGTCAAAGACTTGACATCCATCTCTTGTTAGACCAAATGAATGACCTGATAATAAAACTTCTGAATTGCTTGCTGTCTGCTAAAGGTTAAAGTTCTTTAAGATAGCAGAAGTATCACATCGGTTCACTTAGTCAGTACTTACAGTTCTTCTCGGGACTAACTGGAACTTTAATGTTCCCTTCATAACTCAACGTCTAATAATCCCAGCAACAATTAACTCTTAATGAAGCGGAACTTCGATggtaaataattcaattagtGAACGTGAGGGCCCTTTAAAggtgaattttgatgaatgttAGCTTCGAATGTAGAATTCACAAAGGATTTACACTTATTCGAACCGTAGATATGCGGGTTTGTAGGTCTGTGGTCCATTCAGACTTTCATGCGATTCTAGTTAtctttcattaaatatttccaGCAATATTTATAACTGACAAACATAATCCGTTGTCAATTGGAACATtgcaaaaatcaagaaatttttgtatttacacTCACCCTTCGGTGGCGTCCAGTGTCTGTTTCCGTAAGAAGCTCGTAAGAGTAAATACTCGATTTGTTCGTTAAGTttgcgaaaaatcaaaaaaccaGCAGCTCGTCTTGCCATtttagtttcgaaaattttctgtttatttatccaattaaatgattttttggttATGAGAATTGTCAAACACAGCTGTTCGCCATgtctttgtttatgttttcattcattttcaattcggTTTCATCAACACACCTGATGCCTTCaggcaacgcacttcaagcaaaagtgctattaatgacagctgccaaatagagtactattttgtatgaaattttatccccactctttttacaatgtaaaattttgtatggagcactgtcaagtttcagtaccctatttagagtaccacttttgcttgaagtgcgttgcttcaggtaaataatttgtttcgtTGATTTGTTTGGCTGAGTCTCGGGGACATGCATTCTTTGATGATTGGATCTATAGTGATGGTCCAGAGGGTTTATCagttggaaaaatataaaCTCAAAACATTGGTTTTTcattgtaacatttttttttatatttcaaaacTTCAGTTGTTATGACCCGACATAATAATTGTTTctccaaataaaataaagtttaaaaaaacctTCGTCGCATCTTTACTCATTATCTGATTCGGGATCATATAGGGCAGACGCATCGGCGTCCTCATCATCTTCCTCCACCTCAATATAATCCATGTAATCATCACAGCATTCTTCTGATTTTAAAACATCTCTGCAACTTGCCTTCAGAGTCTTCGTGGAGATGGCTTTGTACGTTGGTGTAGAGTTCTCATCGACATCACTCAATGTCTCTttcaatttgacaattttctcCAATATTCGTTTATAATCAAAGGTTTTCGGTCGATGAATATCTCTATACGGATCATTCACCAACTGCCCATCCATATCCCGATTGGAttctatcacattttcgtaGAATTGATAATTGGCCTTAAAATAGGAGATCATTATTTCTCGAAGTGCACCAGGCATTCCATATGTATCTGCATTGTACTCCTGCAACATCTCAGCGACAGCGACGCGCAAAGTTTCGTGGACGATAATATTATTGTAGTCACTGACTCTCTTTTCAACATCCACACTTTTATTAGTCCGCGTTTTCTCATGGCCAGGTTCGTTGTAGTAGGGATTCGCATCCATCAGGCTTCGAATAGACACCAGCGTCGACAATATTGTCTGTGACGAACACCAGCTGGGACCTGTACAGAagtaaacatttaaaaaaggaaattttcgaGTGAAAAATGATTCCCATGTTACCTTCCCACGTGCCTAGAATACTGAGACACACTTTTCCGTTCGCGTACAGATTTGGACTGAAGCGGACAGTCTTCCGACTCGTTGTCCGATTTTGAACGTCTGGCGGTTTCAGTGGATATGTATCGGGATATCTAAAATAGTCAGTTGAATTGAATGCGTTTGAGATGGGAAATCGTAAATAGTTTTACTTGAGTACAAAGTAGAAAAATCCGTTTTCGTATGGTGTTTCCGGTGGACCGATGAGCAATGCGTGAATCAAGCATATATTGTCTTCATCGGGAACGATATAGATGCCGTCAATGTTTTCTTCGTAAAACTCACGAATATCGTTCATAATTCGCAACGTATGAGTCTTGCCTTTTATCTCAGACGTCATAGTTGAGAATTATATCTTTTTCAGTCTCAGAGCTCTGAATGGTATGATAAATTGACCTTCCAACGGATACTTTACGTAGAACAATGATCTGAAATgatgtgaaaatttgataagAATTACAAGACGTGCCAgccattttctgttttattaaTCGAGCTTTTGTTGTCTTTAAGGTAAAATTAGTTTGGAATCAAAACCAAAGTCAATAATGCTTACACTTTAAGTCACTAACAGCTCAAGTCCGCGACTCAGAATAAACTAAATGTTTCGCTGAAATGAAACGCATAACAATTCGATATTACAAGTAACCGAAGACTAAACCATGTGTTGTGCGTActtgtattttttttgtgtatcgAGAGGTAACACGCCGAT
Above is a genomic segment from Bradysia coprophila strain Holo2 chromosome IV unlocalized genomic scaffold, BU_Bcop_v1 contig_106, whole genome shotgun sequence containing:
- the LOC119070883 gene encoding ubiquitin-conjugating enzyme E2 Z-like codes for the protein MTSEIKGKTHTLRIMNDIREFYEENIDGIYIVPDEDNICLIHALLIGPPETPYENGFFYFVLKYPDTYPLKPPDVQNRTTSRKTVRFSPNLYANGKVCLSILGTWEGPSWCSSQTILSTLVSIRSLMDANPYYNEPGHEKTRTNKSVDVEKRVSDYNNIIVHETLRVAVAEMLQEYNADTYGMPGALREIMISYFKANYQFYENVIESNRDMDGQLVNDPYRDIHRPKTFDYKRILEKIVKLKETLSDVDENSTPTYKAISTKTLKASCRDVLKSEECCDDYMDYIEVEEDDEDADASALYDPESDNE
- the LOC119070885 gene encoding bis(5'-nucleosyl)-tetraphosphatase [asymmetrical], producing MARRAAGFLIFRKLNEQIEYLLLRASYGNRHWTPPKGHVDPGEDDFTTALRETSEEAGYTEKDLVVHKDRVKVLNYRVNYKGRLQDKIVTYWLAELKNPQQDPTLSDEHTEFRWLPKAAAVELSGYKDFEEMVEHFDQTIRTL
- the LOC119070886 gene encoding dolichyl-diphosphooligosaccharide--protein glycosyltransferase subunit DAD1, which codes for MTNINVVLNKFYDEYVNNTPKKLKIIDAYLFYIVLTGVTQFLYCCLVGSFPFNSFLSGFISTVSCFILGVCLRLQANPQNKSQFYGISPERGFADFILAHIILHIVVMNFIG